A region of Culicoides brevitarsis isolate CSIRO-B50_1 chromosome 1, AGI_CSIRO_Cbre_v1, whole genome shotgun sequence DNA encodes the following proteins:
- the LOC134832395 gene encoding protein king tubby, which produces MSAINSRHEKLAHQRQLVEQQIKQKRAMPGMIQASDLQITRPVSAMRNGSGGREMHAYDGPLQFMMSPGNPDQILIQSTPVSSPHTEMISIEKLHASQDSEDDESTPVEVLPTTHIGSMDDLAGSKQIAAPVTPAQVNGSSNGSSNGQGLRSPDIEGDMTGQVEQFVMQPAQQGVLYKCRIARDRKGMDRGFYPIYYLHLERDYGKKVFLLAGRKRKKSKTSNYVISCDPTDLSRDADGFIGKLRSNVFGTSFTVFDNGGKDINAPNPRLDLAVIVYDTNILGFKGPRNMTVLLPGMTEDDERVKISSIDHHQQGLYDSWKSKNMDNVVELHNKTPVWNDETQSYVLNFHGRVTQASVKNFQLVHDSDPDYIVMQFGRTSEDVFTMDYRYPLCALQAFAIALSSFDGKLACE; this is translated from the exons CGACAATTAGTAGAgcaacaaataaaacaaaaacgtGCCATGCCCGGAATGATCCAAGCAAGTGACCTACAGATAACACGTCCCGTATCTGCGATGCGAAACGGCAGCGGAGGTCGAGAAATGCACGCCTACGACGGCCCACTACAATTCATGATGTCACCCGGCAATCCTGATCAAATACTCATTCAATCGACGCCCGTTTCGTCGCCGCACACCGAAATGATCAGCATCGAAAAGTTGCATGCGTCCCAAGACAGCGAAGATGACGAAAGTACGCCAGTGGAAGTTTTGCCGACAACTCATATCGGAAGCATGGATGATTTGGCGGGATCCAAACAAATCGCGGCACCCGTGACGCCAGCACAAGTTAATGGAAGTAGCAACGGGAGCAGTAACGGACAAGGTTTACGTTCGCCTGACATCGAGGGCGACATGACGGGCCAAGTTGAGCAATTTGTGATGCAACCAGCGCAACAAGGCGTCTTGTACAAATGTCGCATCGCGCGCGATCGCAAAGGCATGGATCGGGGCTTTTATCCAATCTATTATCTGCATTTAGAACGGGATTAcgggaaaaaagtttttctactCGCAGGTCGGAAACGGAAGAAAAGTAAAACCTCGAATTATGTCATCAGTTGCGATCCAACAGATTTATCGCGAGACGCTGATGGTTTCATCGGAAAGTTGCGATCAAATGTGTTCGGAACGTCTTTCACGGTATTCGACAATGGCGGCAAAGACATCAACGCACCCAATCCAAGACTAGATTTAGCTGTAATAGTTTAT GATACGAATATTTTAGGATTTAAGGGTCCCCGTAACATGACTGTTTTACTGCCTGGCATGACCGAAGATGACGAACGTGTCAAAATCAGTTCGATAGACCATCACCAACAAGGCCTTTATGACAGCTGGAAATCgaaa AACATGGACAACGTCGTGGAGCTGCACAACAAAACGCCCGTCTGGAATGACGAAACGCAATCGTACGTGCTCAATTTTCACGGACGTGTCACGCAGGCATCCGTAAAGAATTTTCAACTCGTACACGACTCCGATCCCGACTACATCGTCATGCAGTTTGGACGCACCTCCGAGGATGTCTTTACCATGGACTATAGGTATCCGCTGTGTGCATTGCAAGCATTCGCCATTGCGCTCAGTAGTTTTGATGGTAAATTGGCATgcgaatga
- the LOC134827997 gene encoding antigen 5 like allergen Cul n 1-like, producing the protein MASVRVLSSLSSSVSSPVAIFLALNVIFVNVVLSVDYCSIQKEKCNNKPHIGCSKKSTFQFNNECYDMEVIPMTQGMKDAVVNRHNQLRNKLAAGKTPKYPSASRMKEIFWDDELESVACQHVKWCQFDHDSCRATRHYDNPGQNLRKSSDYVHVDPDHEQILVETTDDWFNEYSNVASDIVDKYSSGRSWKLYGHFTVMSRDVQDRMGCCMVQYLHYERNYWWRNTLVTCNYRETNFISEPVYIRGPPTSDCRSWGPDYKPSVRYPFLCTNVR; encoded by the exons ATGGCAAGTGTTCGGGTCCTCTCATCGTTATCATCATCGGTTTCATCGCCAGTGGCCATCTTTTTGGCAttgaatgttatttttgttaatgtaGTGTTAAGTGTTGATTATTGCTCGATACAGAAAGAAAAGTGTAACAATAAACCGCACATCGGATGTTCAAAGAAATCTACTTTTCAG TTTAATAATGAATGCTACGACATGGAAGTGATTCCGATGACACAAGGCATGAAAGATGCTGTCGTTAATAGACATAATCAACTGAGGAATAAACTTGCAGCGGGAAAGACACCTAAATATCCATCAGCTAGCAGAATGAAGGAAatt ttcTGGGATGATGAACTCGAATCTGTGGCCTGCCAACATGTCAAGTGGTGTCAATTTGATCATGATTCGTGTCGGGCAACGCGTCATTACGACAATCCCGGGCAGAATTTGAGAAAAAGTTCGGACTATGTGCATGTTGACCCGGATCACGAACAAATTCTCGTCGAAACAACGGATGACTGGTTTAACGAGTATTCGAATGTGGCATCAGATATCGTCGACAAGTATTCGAGCGGAAGAAGTTGGAAACTTTATGGGCATTTTACGGTTATGTCTCGCGATGTACAAGATCGCATGGGTTGCTGCATGGTGCAGTATTTGCATTACGAACGGAATTATTGGTGGAGAAATAC CTTGGTAACCTGCAATTACCGAGAAACAAACTTCATCTCTGAGCCCGTGTACATTCGAGGCCCTCCAACGAGTGATTGCCGTAGCTGGGGTCCCGACTACAAACCAAGTGTTAGATATCCCTTCTTATGTACCAACGTGCGCTAA